A stretch of Aedes aegypti strain LVP_AGWG chromosome 2, AaegL5.0 Primary Assembly, whole genome shotgun sequence DNA encodes these proteins:
- the LOC5566255 gene encoding uncharacterized protein LOC5566255 isoform X1 has translation MDNFPEQSVSERDMPPTPDEKPDDAPVESSTVMDVSDSDLSDTNPKSSSKRPLDDDDGYQAAETEPQKKLCRFYFLDRCTKADSCSFMHSEFPCKFYYFGYECKDGSNCKLRHGAALDDNMKDVLWDHVTTAPANLLQRFPCFPNILLKKNFDERHHELILMEQEGLLDENKPPVTKDISSPSSSTLLSEVIKTASQVKMSGGAFSELGELVDVLAPEQIAALVGVGVEKLEQLFGLGASALLELGFDFDTLIKIGNFKEERRRTSIYTSECNEEKPDPNELIDSALLGSEDLDGSLASAIGDQPALTDQELLSILNEDCANPSSAAEEDLSMQDREEPSEIGIGDNNLESNENLPACSIFRVENDECTLKAFRSDAGSECLQLMFYASVKEKENDRQSLDSIQRTVAQLKRIDSLLSEPKEQDVSWCSAESDTSGDYPKHDSSVSDSVNQSFGSDSDSQTCFRMPFKSIINRYTPAREIDASNGKYPIAQYKLIPIDIPRPSFDRIRRSFVTQPSNSSDPRIQIMFNVGPAEVRQTNNRSKVCHRDPRLKKPVETDPVPAAS, from the exons ATGGATAACTTTCCCGAGCAAAGCGTTTCCGAACGCGACATGCCGCCGACACCTGATGAAAAACCGGATGATGCACCCGTAGAATCGTCGACCGTAATGGATGTGAGCGATAGTGATTTGAGTGATACAAATCCAAAG TCATCTTCCAAGCGGCCACTCGACGACGATGATGGATACCAAGCCGCTGAAACGGAACCACAAAAGAAATTGTGTCGGTTTTACTTCTTGGACCGATGCACGAAAGCCGACAGTTGCTCCTTCATGCATTCCGAATTCCCTTGCAAGTTTTACTACTTCGGATACGAGTGCAAAGATGGAAGCAATTGTAAACTACGACACGGGGCTGCGTTAGATGACAATATGAAGGATGTTCTATGGGACCACGTTACCACCGCACCAGCCAATCTTCTACAGCGTTTTCCCTGCTTTCCCAATATACTGCTCaagaaaaattttgacgaaCGTCACCACGAGTTGATATTGATGGAACAGGAAGGGCTCCTGGATGAGAATAAACCGCCGGTTACGAAAGATATCTCCAGTCCCTCTTCGTCAACCTTGCTGAGTGAAGTCATCAAAACAGCCAGCCAAGTAAAAATGTCTGGTGGAGCGTTTTCCGAGCTGGGGGAATTGGTGGATGTCCTGGCACCTGAACAGATTGCTGCCCTGGTGGGTGTTGGAGTTGAAAAGCTGGAACAGCTATTCGGGCTTGGCGCTAGTGCTCTTCTGGAGTTGGGTTTTGATTTTGACACGTTGATCAAAATTGGCAACTTCAAGGAAGAACGACGCCGCACATCGATTTACACTTCCGAATGCAATGAAGAAAAAccggatccaaacgaactg ATTGACTCCGCTCTTCTTGGTTCGGAGGACCTTGATGGTTCACTTGCTTCGGCGATAGGGGACCAACCGGCGCTTACCGATCAGGAACTGCTTAGCATCCTCAACGAGGATTGCGCCAATCCATCGAGTGCAGCTGAAGAGGATTTGTCGATGCAAGACCGCGAGGAACCTTCTGAAATCGGCATTGGAGACAACAATCTCGAAAGTAACGAAAATTTACCAG CTTGTTCCATTTTTCGTGTAGAAAACGACGAGTGTACCTTGAAGGCTTTCCGCAGCGACGCAGGAAGTGAGTGCCTTCAGCTCATGTTCTACGCATCGGTCAAGGAGAAGGAAAACGATAGACAATCGTTGGACTCCATTCAAAGAACCGTAGCCCAACTCAAAAGAATTGACTCGCTACTGTCCGAGCCGAAGGAGCAAGACGTCAGCTGGTGTAGCGCAGAGAGTGACACTTCCGGTGATTATCCGAAGCACGACTCTTCCGTGTCCGATTCGGTTAACCAATCTTTTGGCAGCGACAGTGATAGTCAAACGTGTTTTCGGATGCCCTTCAAATCGATCATAAACCGTTACACTCCCGCGAGGGAAATTGATGCATCAAATGGCAAATATCCTATCGCTCAGTATAAG TTGATTCCGATTGATATTCCGCGGCCGAGTTTTGATCGCATTCGTCGTTCTTTCGTCACACAGCCCTCTAATAGCTCGGACCCGCGCATACAGATTATGTTCAACGTAGGCCCGGCGGAAGTGCGTCAAACCAATAATCGGTCTAAAGTATGCCATCGCGATCCACGTTTGAAGAAGCCAGTAGAAACAGATCCTGTTCCGGCTGCTTCATAG
- the LOC5566255 gene encoding uncharacterized protein LOC5566255 isoform X2, giving the protein MDNFPEQSVSERDMPPTPDEKPDDAPVESSTVMDVSDSDLSDTNPKSSSKRPLDDDDGYQAAETEPQKKLCRFYFLDRCTKADSCSFMHSEFPCKFYYFGYECKDGSNCKLRHGAALDDNMKDVLWDHVTTAPANLLQRFPCFPNILLKKNFDERHHELILMEQEGLLDENKPPVTKDISSPSSSTLLSEVIKTASQVKMSGGAFSELGELVDVLAPEQIAALVGVGVEKLEQLFGLGASALLELGFDFDTLIKIGNFKEERRRTSIYTSECNEEKPDPNELIDSALLGSEDLDGSLASAIGDQPALTDQELLSILNEDCANPSSAAEEDLSMQDREEPSEIGIGDNNLESNENLPENDECTLKAFRSDAGSECLQLMFYASVKEKENDRQSLDSIQRTVAQLKRIDSLLSEPKEQDVSWCSAESDTSGDYPKHDSSVSDSVNQSFGSDSDSQTCFRMPFKSIINRYTPAREIDASNGKYPIAQYKLIPIDIPRPSFDRIRRSFVTQPSNSSDPRIQIMFNVGPAEVRQTNNRSKVCHRDPRLKKPVETDPVPAAS; this is encoded by the exons ATGGATAACTTTCCCGAGCAAAGCGTTTCCGAACGCGACATGCCGCCGACACCTGATGAAAAACCGGATGATGCACCCGTAGAATCGTCGACCGTAATGGATGTGAGCGATAGTGATTTGAGTGATACAAATCCAAAG TCATCTTCCAAGCGGCCACTCGACGACGATGATGGATACCAAGCCGCTGAAACGGAACCACAAAAGAAATTGTGTCGGTTTTACTTCTTGGACCGATGCACGAAAGCCGACAGTTGCTCCTTCATGCATTCCGAATTCCCTTGCAAGTTTTACTACTTCGGATACGAGTGCAAAGATGGAAGCAATTGTAAACTACGACACGGGGCTGCGTTAGATGACAATATGAAGGATGTTCTATGGGACCACGTTACCACCGCACCAGCCAATCTTCTACAGCGTTTTCCCTGCTTTCCCAATATACTGCTCaagaaaaattttgacgaaCGTCACCACGAGTTGATATTGATGGAACAGGAAGGGCTCCTGGATGAGAATAAACCGCCGGTTACGAAAGATATCTCCAGTCCCTCTTCGTCAACCTTGCTGAGTGAAGTCATCAAAACAGCCAGCCAAGTAAAAATGTCTGGTGGAGCGTTTTCCGAGCTGGGGGAATTGGTGGATGTCCTGGCACCTGAACAGATTGCTGCCCTGGTGGGTGTTGGAGTTGAAAAGCTGGAACAGCTATTCGGGCTTGGCGCTAGTGCTCTTCTGGAGTTGGGTTTTGATTTTGACACGTTGATCAAAATTGGCAACTTCAAGGAAGAACGACGCCGCACATCGATTTACACTTCCGAATGCAATGAAGAAAAAccggatccaaacgaactg ATTGACTCCGCTCTTCTTGGTTCGGAGGACCTTGATGGTTCACTTGCTTCGGCGATAGGGGACCAACCGGCGCTTACCGATCAGGAACTGCTTAGCATCCTCAACGAGGATTGCGCCAATCCATCGAGTGCAGCTGAAGAGGATTTGTCGATGCAAGACCGCGAGGAACCTTCTGAAATCGGCATTGGAGACAACAATCTCGAAAGTAACGAAAATTTACCAG AAAACGACGAGTGTACCTTGAAGGCTTTCCGCAGCGACGCAGGAAGTGAGTGCCTTCAGCTCATGTTCTACGCATCGGTCAAGGAGAAGGAAAACGATAGACAATCGTTGGACTCCATTCAAAGAACCGTAGCCCAACTCAAAAGAATTGACTCGCTACTGTCCGAGCCGAAGGAGCAAGACGTCAGCTGGTGTAGCGCAGAGAGTGACACTTCCGGTGATTATCCGAAGCACGACTCTTCCGTGTCCGATTCGGTTAACCAATCTTTTGGCAGCGACAGTGATAGTCAAACGTGTTTTCGGATGCCCTTCAAATCGATCATAAACCGTTACACTCCCGCGAGGGAAATTGATGCATCAAATGGCAAATATCCTATCGCTCAGTATAAG TTGATTCCGATTGATATTCCGCGGCCGAGTTTTGATCGCATTCGTCGTTCTTTCGTCACACAGCCCTCTAATAGCTCGGACCCGCGCATACAGATTATGTTCAACGTAGGCCCGGCGGAAGTGCGTCAAACCAATAATCGGTCTAAAGTATGCCATCGCGATCCACGTTTGAAGAAGCCAGTAGAAACAGATCCTGTTCCGGCTGCTTCATAG